The Streptomyces sp. SS1-1 genome has a segment encoding these proteins:
- a CDS encoding SDR family NAD(P)-dependent oxidoreductase produces MQIDLKGRTALVTGSTQGIGAAIAVGLARSGARVGVNGRSRDRVERSVAEFGSRAPGAQLVPVAADVTTQEGVDQVAELLPEVDILVNNLGIFGSADPLEISDEEWRRYFDVNVLSAVRLIRRYLPGMVERGWGRVQNIASDSAIVTPAEMIHYGMSKTALLAVSRGFAKQAAGTGVTVNSVLAGPTHTGGVEDFVYELVDKDLPWDEAQRTFMREYRPQSLLQRLIEPEEIANMVVYLASDLASATTGGAVRVDGGYVDAILP; encoded by the coding sequence ATGCAGATCGATCTGAAAGGCCGCACCGCGCTGGTGACCGGTTCCACCCAGGGCATCGGCGCGGCGATCGCCGTCGGGCTGGCCCGCTCGGGGGCGCGGGTCGGCGTCAACGGCCGTAGCCGGGACCGTGTGGAGCGCAGCGTCGCCGAGTTCGGCAGCCGGGCGCCCGGCGCCCAGCTGGTCCCGGTGGCGGCGGACGTGACCACGCAGGAGGGCGTCGACCAGGTGGCCGAACTCCTTCCCGAGGTGGACATCCTCGTCAACAACCTCGGCATCTTCGGCTCCGCCGACCCCCTGGAGATCAGCGACGAGGAGTGGCGTCGCTACTTCGACGTCAACGTGCTGTCGGCCGTACGGCTGATCCGGCGGTACCTGCCCGGCATGGTCGAGCGCGGCTGGGGCCGGGTGCAGAACATCGCCAGCGACTCGGCGATCGTGACCCCGGCCGAGATGATCCACTACGGCATGTCCAAGACGGCCCTGCTCGCGGTGAGCCGCGGGTTCGCCAAGCAGGCGGCCGGCACCGGGGTCACCGTGAACTCGGTCCTCGCCGGCCCCACCCACACGGGCGGCGTGGAGGACTTCGTCTACGAGCTGGTGGACAAGGACCTGCCCTGGGACGAGGCGCAGCGGACCTTCATGCGCGAGTACCGGCCGCAGAGCCTGCTGCAACGCCTGATCGAACCGGAGGAGATCGCCAACATGGTCGTCTACCTCGCCTCCGACCTGGCCTCGGCCACCACGGGCGGCGCGGTGCGGGTCGACGGCGGGTACGTCGACGCGATCCTGCCGTGA
- a CDS encoding GMC family oxidoreductase has protein sequence MSLRPDAALPALTAAFLADDGTTDWVTGVPRRLRTLLDAMPRSARAAVHGAALAVDAYALARTGRRLTALTPGERERLLARLAGHRSALPVLDALKVPVLLAAGTERMLHREAPSARPAPEDPPLDCTPSSAWPSRSTADAVVVGSGAGGAMAARTLARAGLRVVVVEEGDHHTTASFADRTPLDRFTALYRDAGATIAYGAPPLVVPTGRAVGGTTVVNSGTCYRTPDHVLTRWRTTHGFAAADGLAAHLDEAERTLRVARQPFDVLGENGRLALSGARRLGWAAGPLRRNAPGCQGSCQCVVGCPTGAKQSVQLSVLPDACASGARIVTAARVRRILTDRDRPGGTRAAGVLVSRPDGSELEILSPLVVVAAGALGTPQLLRRSGLGGHPGLGRNLSVHPAISVAGRFGTPVGGGRAVLQSVAVEALHADGILIEATAAPPGMSSFVLPGVGRALRHALEDTEHLATLGAMVADRPSGRVLGRHGTLLRYDLAPRDAGRLLRAQRAMGRLLFAAGAEEVLTGVPHAPRARDMAELEALLADVSVRQLHVSAFHPTGTAAAGADEDRAPADPEGRLRGVHGVLIADGSVLPSCPEVNPQLSIMAAALAVTDRWLRAD, from the coding sequence ATGAGCCTCCGCCCGGACGCCGCCCTGCCGGCCCTCACCGCCGCCTTCCTCGCGGACGACGGCACCACCGACTGGGTGACGGGCGTCCCGCGCCGCCTGCGGACCCTGCTGGACGCGATGCCGCGCTCCGCCCGTGCCGCCGTCCATGGCGCCGCCCTCGCCGTCGACGCGTACGCCCTGGCCCGTACCGGTCGTCGCCTCACCGCGCTGACCCCCGGCGAGCGTGAGCGCCTGCTGGCCCGGCTCGCCGGGCACCGGAGCGCCCTGCCGGTGCTCGACGCGCTCAAGGTGCCGGTGCTGCTCGCCGCCGGGACGGAACGGATGCTGCACCGCGAGGCACCGTCCGCGCGGCCCGCCCCCGAGGACCCGCCGCTGGACTGCACGCCGTCCTCCGCCTGGCCCAGCCGGTCCACCGCCGACGCCGTCGTCGTCGGGTCCGGCGCCGGTGGTGCCATGGCGGCGCGCACCCTGGCCCGCGCCGGACTGCGGGTCGTCGTCGTGGAGGAGGGCGACCACCACACCACCGCCTCGTTCGCGGACCGGACCCCGCTCGACCGCTTCACCGCGCTGTACCGGGACGCCGGTGCCACGATCGCGTACGGGGCCCCTCCGCTGGTCGTCCCCACCGGGCGCGCCGTCGGCGGCACCACCGTCGTCAACTCCGGTACCTGCTACCGCACTCCGGACCACGTCCTCACCCGATGGCGCACCACCCACGGCTTCGCCGCCGCCGACGGTCTCGCCGCCCACCTCGACGAGGCGGAACGCACCCTGCGTGTCGCCCGGCAGCCGTTCGACGTCCTCGGCGAGAACGGCCGGCTCGCCCTGTCCGGCGCCCGGCGCCTCGGCTGGGCCGCGGGCCCCCTGCGCCGCAACGCGCCCGGCTGCCAGGGCTCCTGCCAGTGCGTCGTCGGCTGCCCCACCGGCGCCAAGCAGAGCGTGCAGCTCTCCGTCCTGCCCGACGCGTGCGCGTCCGGCGCCCGGATCGTCACGGCCGCCCGCGTGCGCCGCATACTCACCGACCGCGACCGGCCGGGCGGCACCCGCGCCGCGGGCGTCCTGGTGAGCCGCCCCGACGGCAGCGAACTGGAGATCCTCAGCCCCCTCGTCGTGGTGGCGGCCGGTGCCCTCGGGACGCCGCAACTCCTGCGCCGCTCCGGTCTCGGCGGTCATCCCGGCCTCGGACGGAACCTCAGCGTCCATCCCGCCATCAGTGTCGCGGGCCGCTTCGGCACCCCCGTCGGCGGCGGGCGGGCCGTCCTGCAGAGCGTCGCGGTGGAGGCACTGCACGCCGACGGCATCCTCATCGAGGCCACCGCCGCGCCCCCGGGCATGAGTTCCTTCGTGCTGCCGGGCGTCGGACGCGCGCTCCGCCACGCGCTGGAGGACACCGAACACCTGGCGACGCTCGGGGCGATGGTCGCCGACCGCCCCTCCGGCCGGGTCCTCGGCCGGCACGGCACCCTGCTCCGCTACGACCTGGCGCCCCGCGACGCGGGCCGTCTGCTGCGCGCCCAACGGGCCATGGGCCGCCTGCTGTTCGCCGCCGGTGCCGAGGAGGTCCTGACCGGCGTCCCGCACGCCCCCCGCGCCCGCGACATGGCGGAACTGGAGGCCCTGCTCGCGGATGTGTCGGTACGTCAGCTCCACGTGTCCGCGTTCCACCCCACCGGTACGGCCGCGGCGGGCGCCGACGAGGACCGGGCGCCGGCCGACCCGGAGGGACGTCTGCGGGGCGTGCACGGCGTACTGATCGCCGACGGGTCCGTACTGCCCAGCTGCCCCGAGGTGAACCCGCAGCTCAGCATCATGGCGGCCGCCCTTGCCGTCACGGACCGCTGGCTGCGGGCGGACTGA
- a CDS encoding glycoside hydrolase family 64 protein, whose product MGKTLERRIAAAGLSLATILGGTLLATGTGAPAHAAVPATIPLKITNNSARGDQVYVYNLGTELSTGRQGWADANGTFHPWPAGGNPPTPAPDASIAGPAAGQSTTIRMPKFSGRVYFSYGRKLEFKLTTGGLVQPAVQNPSDPNRDILFNWTEYTLDDGGLWLNSTQVDMFSAPYSVGVQRPDGSTASAGKLKAGGYNAVLNGLRNQSGGWGNLIQTRSDGTVLRALSPLYGLETGALPVSVLDDYINRVWQKYTSATLTVTPFKDQPNTKYFGRVSGGVLRFTNSAGAVVTQFEKPDASSVFGCHRKLDAPNDQVRGPISRTLCAGFHRSTLLVNPNQPDASADAFYKDGVTDHYARVIHSQMADGKAYAFAFDDVGNHESLVHDGDPRQATITLEPFN is encoded by the coding sequence ATGGGGAAGACACTCGAACGCCGGATCGCGGCCGCGGGCCTGTCCCTCGCCACGATCCTCGGCGGCACGCTGCTCGCGACCGGGACGGGCGCACCCGCCCACGCCGCCGTCCCGGCGACCATCCCCCTGAAGATCACCAACAACTCGGCGCGCGGTGACCAGGTGTACGTCTACAACCTCGGCACCGAACTCTCGACCGGACGGCAGGGCTGGGCCGACGCGAACGGCACCTTCCACCCCTGGCCGGCCGGCGGGAACCCGCCGACCCCCGCGCCGGACGCCTCCATCGCGGGCCCCGCCGCCGGACAGTCCACGACCATCCGGATGCCGAAGTTCTCCGGGCGCGTGTACTTCTCGTACGGGCGGAAGCTGGAGTTCAAGCTGACCACCGGCGGACTCGTCCAGCCCGCCGTGCAGAACCCGAGCGACCCGAACCGCGACATCCTGTTCAACTGGACCGAGTACACGCTCGACGACGGCGGCCTGTGGCTCAACAGCACCCAGGTCGACATGTTCTCCGCGCCGTACTCGGTCGGCGTGCAGCGCCCCGACGGCAGCACCGCGAGCGCCGGCAAGCTGAAGGCGGGCGGCTACAACGCCGTCCTGAACGGGCTCAGGAACCAGTCCGGCGGCTGGGGCAACCTGATCCAGACCCGCTCCGACGGCACCGTGCTGCGCGCGCTGTCCCCGCTGTACGGTCTGGAGACCGGCGCGCTGCCCGTCTCCGTGCTGGACGACTACATCAACCGGGTCTGGCAGAAGTACACCTCGGCGACCCTGACGGTGACACCGTTCAAGGACCAGCCGAACACCAAGTACTTCGGCCGGGTCTCGGGCGGCGTCCTGCGCTTCACCAACAGTGCCGGCGCGGTCGTCACCCAGTTCGAGAAGCCGGACGCCTCCTCCGTCTTCGGCTGTCACCGCAAGCTCGACGCGCCCAACGACCAGGTGCGCGGCCCGATCTCGCGCACCCTGTGCGCCGGATTCCACCGCTCCACCCTGCTGGTCAACCCCAACCAGCCGGACGCCTCCGCGGACGCCTTCTACAAGGACGGCGTCACCGACCACTACGCCCGGGTGATCCACTCCCAGATGGCCGACGGCAAGGCGTACGCGTTCGCCTTCGACGACGTCGGCAACCACGAGTCCCTCGTCCACGACGGAGACCCGCGCCAGGCCACGATCACCCTCGAACCCTTCAACTGA